A region of Candidatus Omnitrophota bacterium DNA encodes the following proteins:
- a CDS encoding polyprenyl synthetase family protein, with product MKDSAKELERIIRPVAAELAAVKSNYAHQLKWQSEPIRGIGSYLSKAHGKFFRPTLVLLSAKLGEGDMEKAVSLGVAIELIHAASLVHDDIIDEAVLRRSQRTINSKWGNAVSVIAGDYLLARAFDIVSKLDEPGIMTVFSKTAARMCEGELAQLANAYNFDITEDDYLDIIKRKSAYLISDCCASGGMLGRLSEDKINRLAAYGLYLGVAFQITDDCLDLVGEESQLGKTVWQDMEKGKLTLPIIFLLKNAGRKNRMGIVELITSGGKSSHRILREKALSSGAISRSKGIASDYVKLAKKKLADGDGMLRKTFCEIADYVLERKS from the coding sequence ATGAAAGACAGCGCGAAAGAACTCGAGAGGATAATAAGGCCCGTCGCCGCGGAACTGGCCGCGGTGAAGAGCAATTACGCGCACCAGCTCAAATGGCAATCCGAGCCGATACGGGGGATAGGAAGTTACCTGTCGAAGGCGCACGGCAAATTCTTCAGGCCTACGCTCGTGCTGCTTTCGGCCAAATTGGGCGAAGGCGATATGGAGAAGGCCGTATCGCTCGGCGTGGCGATAGAGCTTATACACGCCGCGAGCCTCGTGCACGACGATATAATAGATGAGGCGGTATTAAGGCGCAGCCAGCGGACGATAAACAGCAAGTGGGGCAACGCCGTCTCCGTGATAGCCGGCGATTATCTTTTGGCGCGCGCCTTCGACATAGTCTCGAAGCTCGACGAGCCGGGGATAATGACCGTATTCTCCAAGACGGCCGCCAGGATGTGCGAGGGGGAGCTTGCCCAGCTGGCGAACGCCTATAATTTCGATATCACCGAGGACGATTATCTCGATATAATAAAAAGGAAGAGCGCGTACCTCATCTCGGACTGCTGCGCATCCGGCGGAATGCTCGGGCGCCTCAGCGAGGATAAGATAAACCGGCTCGCGGCTTACGGGCTTTATTTGGGCGTGGCGTTCCAGATAACGGACGACTGCCTCGACCTCGTCGGGGAGGAGAGCCAGCTCGGGAAAACCGTCTGGCAGGACATGGAGAAGGGAAAGCTCACCCTGCCCATAATATTCCTATTAAAGAACGCCGGCAGGAAGAACAGGATGGGTATAGTCGAGCTCATCACTTCCGGCGGAAAATCTTCTCACCGTATACTGAGGGAGAAGGCATTGAGTTCCGGGGCGATATCGCGTTCGAAGGGCATAGCGTCGGATTACGTGAAGCTGG
- the amrS gene encoding AmmeMemoRadiSam system radical SAM enzyme, producing MAKGDLVQCELCPNGCVLDEGQKGNCRARSNKGGKVISLVYGKPCAVHVDPIEKKPLYHFLPASSAFSIGTAGCNLHCKYCQNWDISQSDPEETDNIDLPPGELARRAAAYNCRSIAYTYNDPVIYLEYVLDTAKIGREAGIKSVFITAGYINPKPLDDLCSAVDAIKVDFKGITEEFYNKVSFGRLRPVLDTIKAIKERKVWMELVNLIVPTLNDKKDDLARLIDWTVENVGADVPLHFSKFWPQYQLKNLPPTPEETLDAAWKMAKKRGVHYAYVGNIPSHDGNNTYCPKCGKLLIKRVGYDVLENNVANGRCASCNEAIPGVWQ from the coding sequence ATGGCAAAGGGAGATCTCGTACAATGCGAGTTATGTCCCAACGGATGCGTCCTCGATGAAGGACAGAAGGGTAACTGCAGGGCGAGGTCGAACAAAGGCGGCAAGGTAATAAGCCTCGTCTACGGAAAGCCGTGCGCCGTCCACGTGGACCCCATCGAAAAGAAGCCCCTCTACCATTTCCTTCCCGCCTCATCCGCGTTCTCGATAGGAACGGCCGGATGCAACCTGCACTGCAAATACTGCCAGAACTGGGACATCTCGCAGTCGGATCCGGAAGAGACCGATAATATCGACCTCCCGCCGGGGGAATTGGCGCGAAGGGCGGCCGCGTATAACTGCAGGTCGATCGCGTATACTTATAATGATCCCGTCATATATTTGGAATATGTCCTGGATACCGCGAAGATCGGCCGGGAGGCGGGCATCAAAAGCGTATTTATTACCGCCGGATATATTAACCCTAAGCCGCTTGATGACCTCTGCTCGGCGGTCGACGCGATAAAGGTGGATTTCAAGGGGATAACCGAAGAATTTTACAATAAGGTCTCTTTTGGGAGGCTCCGACCGGTCCTCGATACGATAAAGGCGATCAAGGAGCGCAAAGTCTGGATGGAGCTGGTCAACCTGATAGTCCCGACGCTAAACGACAAAAAAGATGACCTGGCCCGCCTTATCGACTGGACGGTCGAGAACGTGGGCGCCGATGTCCCGCTGCATTTTTCCAAATTCTGGCCGCAGTACCAGCTAAAGAACCTGCCGCCGACCCCGGAAGAGACGCTCGACGCCGCGTGGAAGATGGCAAAAAAGAGGGGCGTCCATTACGCCTATGTCGGGAATATCCCCTCCCACGACGGGAATAATACCTATTGTCCCAAGTGCGGGAAGCTTTTAATAAAGCGCGTCGGCTACGATGTGCTGGAAAATAATGTCGCAAACGGAAGATGCGCCTCTTGTAATGAGGCGATCCCGGGAGTCTGGCAGTGA
- a CDS encoding 2-isopropylmalate synthase, producing the protein MRKGEIKFNKKTNTLEEEYYRYELQDIDDPNLFREIFNYTDVPKIVFNHRIVPMNPPDDIWITDTTFRDGQQSLPPFTVKQIVDLYDMLHRLGGSQGLIRQCEFFLYTDKDKDAVRKCLELGHKFPQVTGWIRPVKEDFKLVKEMGLKETGILTSASDYHIFLKLKKTRKQAMDMYLGIVKSALDLGIIPRCHLEDITRADFYGFVVPFVQELMELSKEAKIPIKIRACDTMGYGVTYPGTALPRSVKGIIYGLVNLAEVPSEQLEWHGHNDFYHGLINATTSWLYGCCAANGAMLGIGERTGNTPIEGLVMEYLALRGVKDGIDTTAITDIAEYFTKEIGYEIPHNQPFVGRNFNMTSAGIHADGLMKDEEIYNVFNTEKILKKKVTVAINDKSGVAGIAKWLNLYLNLGKDEQVTKDNPGVIKIKEWVDSEYAKGRTTVISNQEMLRKVKKFLPELFVSDEE; encoded by the coding sequence ATGAGAAAAGGCGAGATAAAATTCAATAAGAAGACGAACACCCTCGAGGAGGAGTATTACAGGTACGAGCTCCAGGATATCGATGACCCGAACCTTTTCAGGGAGATATTCAATTATACCGATGTCCCGAAGATCGTATTTAACCACCGGATAGTCCCGATGAACCCGCCGGATGATATCTGGATAACGGATACGACTTTCAGGGACGGACAGCAATCACTGCCGCCGTTCACGGTAAAGCAGATAGTCGACCTCTACGATATGCTGCACAGGCTCGGCGGCTCACAGGGCCTCATCAGGCAATGCGAGTTCTTCCTCTATACCGATAAGGACAAGGATGCGGTGAGGAAATGCCTCGAGCTCGGCCATAAATTCCCGCAGGTCACGGGATGGATAAGGCCGGTAAAGGAAGATTTCAAGCTCGTCAAGGAGATGGGCCTTAAAGAGACGGGGATACTCACTTCCGCGTCCGACTATCACATATTCCTCAAGCTCAAGAAGACGAGGAAGCAGGCGATGGATATGTATCTCGGTATCGTCAAATCCGCGCTCGACCTGGGGATAATCCCTAGGTGCCACCTCGAGGATATAACCCGCGCCGATTTCTACGGGTTCGTCGTCCCATTCGTCCAGGAGCTGATGGAGCTTTCCAAGGAGGCGAAGATCCCGATAAAGATAAGGGCCTGCGATACCATGGGCTACGGCGTGACTTATCCAGGCACCGCGCTCCCGAGGAGCGTCAAAGGGATAATCTACGGGCTGGTGAACCTCGCCGAGGTCCCGTCGGAGCAGCTCGAGTGGCACGGCCACAACGATTTCTACCACGGGCTCATCAACGCGACCACATCCTGGCTTTACGGCTGCTGCGCTGCTAACGGCGCTATGCTGGGCATAGGCGAGAGGACCGGCAACACCCCTATCGAGGGCCTCGTGATGGAGTACCTCGCCCTCCGCGGCGTCAAGGACGGCATAGATACGACCGCCATCACCGATATCGCCGAATATTTTACTAAAGAGATAGGCTACGAGATACCGCACAACCAGCCGTTCGTCGGCAGGAATTTCAATATGACGAGCGCGGGTATCCACGCCGACGGCCTGATGAAGGACGAGGAGATTTACAACGTATTTAATACCGAGAAGATCCTCAAGAAGAAGGTCACGGTCGCGATAAACGACAAATCCGGCGTAGCCGGGATAGCCAAGTGGCTTAACCTTTATTTGAACCTGGGCAAGGATGAGCAGGTCACGAAAGACAACCCCGGGGTCATCAAGATAAAGGAGTGGGTCGATTCCGAATACGCCAAAGGCCGGACGACCGTAATCTCGAACCAGGAGATGCTGAGGAAAGTTAAGAAATTCCTTCCCGAGCTTTTTGTCTCCGACGAAGAATAA
- the mdh gene encoding malate dehydrogenase, whose amino-acid sequence MNNLKVAVIGAGQVGGTCAQRIVERKLADVVLVDIAEGLAKGKALDLGQAASTEEYNFNIEGGSDYSLIKGSGAVIVTAGLARKPGMTREDLLVKNAAIVKEAAENIRKYCPGSIIIMVTNPLDIMTYLAYKVSGFESRRVFGMAGVLDTARFKYFIAEKLGVLPSEVEAMVLGGHGDSMVPLVEYAKAKGRPVSEMIPDGELKAIIQRTRDGGAEIVSLLKTGSAFYAPSSAVCEMLEAVIKDKNEVLPASVYLDGQYGIKDLYCGVPARIGEDGVEETIELKISDKELAALRWSAEQVREGIDYLKKSGLV is encoded by the coding sequence TTGAATAACCTCAAGGTCGCGGTCATAGGCGCCGGCCAGGTAGGCGGGACATGCGCGCAGAGGATAGTGGAGAGGAAACTCGCCGACGTCGTCCTCGTCGATATTGCCGAAGGGCTGGCGAAGGGCAAGGCCCTGGACCTCGGCCAGGCGGCCTCGACGGAAGAGTATAATTTTAATATAGAGGGAGGCTCCGACTATTCCCTTATAAAAGGCTCAGGCGCGGTCATCGTGACCGCAGGCCTGGCCCGCAAACCCGGGATGACGCGCGAGGACCTCCTCGTCAAGAACGCGGCGATCGTCAAGGAGGCGGCGGAGAATATACGTAAATATTGCCCGGGATCGATCATAATAATGGTGACGAACCCGCTGGATATCATGACGTACCTGGCTTACAAGGTCTCCGGTTTTGAGAGCAGGAGGGTATTCGGGATGGCCGGAGTCCTCGATACTGCGAGGTTTAAATATTTCATAGCGGAAAAACTCGGGGTATTGCCGTCGGAAGTGGAGGCCATGGTCCTCGGCGGCCACGGCGATTCGATGGTCCCGCTTGTCGAATATGCCAAGGCGAAAGGGAGGCCGGTCTCGGAGATGATCCCCGACGGCGAGCTTAAGGCCATAATACAAAGGACGCGCGACGGGGGCGCCGAGATCGTCTCGCTCCTTAAGACCGGAAGCGCTTTTTACGCGCCGTCGAGCGCGGTCTGCGAGATGCTCGAGGCGGTGATCAAGGACAAGAACGAGGTGCTTCCTGCGAGCGTATATCTGGACGGGCAATACGGGATAAAGGACCTTTATTGCGGCGTCCCGGCCAGGATAGGGGAGGACGGCGTCGAAGAGACGATAGAATTGAAAATTTCGGACAAAGAACTGGCGGCGCTCCGCTGGTCGGCTGAACAGGTCAGGGAAGGAATAGATTACCTAAAAAAATCCGGGCTGGTTTAA
- a CDS encoding 3-isopropylmalate dehydratase small subunit: MLLRGKAWKFGNDISTDLIAPGRYFHLRSDLNELAKHVLEDADPQFASKVAKGDLVVGGRNFGLGSSREHAPTIIKLAGVSCVLAKSFARIFFRNAINIGLPAIECDTDKISAGDELEVNLEKGVIRNVTKKIDLKFAPLPKAMTQILGDGGLVDHIKKHGDFKIE; encoded by the coding sequence ATGTTATTACGCGGAAAGGCGTGGAAGTTCGGCAACGATATATCTACCGACCTTATCGCCCCGGGAAGATATTTCCACCTCAGGTCTGACCTTAACGAGCTCGCGAAACACGTCCTCGAGGACGCGGATCCGCAGTTCGCCTCGAAGGTCGCGAAGGGTGATCTAGTGGTTGGCGGCAGGAATTTTGGACTAGGCTCATCAAGGGAACACGCCCCTACCATTATAAAATTGGCAGGCGTTTCGTGCGTGCTCGCAAAATCGTTCGCGAGGATATTCTTCAGGAACGCGATAAACATAGGCCTGCCGGCCATAGAGTGCGATACCGATAAAATTTCCGCCGGTGACGAACTCGAGGTGAACCTCGAGAAGGGCGTGATAAGGAACGTGACAAAAAAGATCGACCTGAAATTCGCGCCGCTCCCGAAAGCGATGACGCAGATACTCGGTGACGGCGGGCTCGTAGACCATATAAAGAAACACGGGGATTTCAAGATTGAATAA
- a CDS encoding 3-isopropylmalate dehydratase large subunit — protein MGKTISEKILSEHSGKDVKADDFVIAKVDLCLLQDGTGPLAVRQLEQLGIKKVVNPQGIAVFLDHAAPSPRKELSNDHITLRNFARKTGCYLFEIGEGVCHQIMSELFTSPGNVLVGADSHTCTGGALGAFATGMGSTDVAVAMGLGKTWFRVPQTIKIAVSGKFKPGVYAKDFMLYLIGTLGAEGATYKALEFTGEAMVSLPMSERLVISNMAVEAGAKAGIFASDRVTKAYLKQHGREEKYREIKSDKDAKFEKEINIEVDKLAPMVSLPHTIDNAKPIDKIGKVKIHQVFIGSCTNGRIEDLKLVAAIWKGRKRDPDTRVIVTPASKDVYLMAAKEGLLETFIEFGATVTTPGCGACVGVHGGILGDGENCISTSNRNFLGRMGNPKSFIYLASPATAAASAIKGEVTDPREYL, from the coding sequence ATGGGAAAAACAATTTCGGAAAAGATATTGTCCGAGCATTCCGGGAAGGACGTAAAGGCGGACGATTTCGTCATCGCCAAGGTGGATCTTTGCCTCCTGCAGGACGGCACCGGGCCGCTCGCGGTAAGGCAGCTCGAGCAGTTGGGGATAAAAAAAGTCGTCAACCCGCAGGGCATTGCCGTATTTCTCGACCACGCGGCGCCGTCGCCCAGGAAAGAACTCTCGAACGACCACATAACGTTGAGGAATTTCGCGAGGAAGACGGGCTGTTACCTGTTCGAGATAGGCGAGGGGGTCTGCCACCAGATAATGAGCGAGCTTTTCACCTCGCCGGGCAACGTCCTTGTCGGCGCCGATTCCCATACCTGCACCGGCGGGGCATTGGGCGCTTTCGCGACAGGGATGGGATCTACAGATGTGGCCGTCGCTATGGGCCTCGGCAAGACGTGGTTCCGCGTCCCTCAGACGATAAAGATAGCGGTCAGCGGTAAATTCAAGCCCGGCGTATATGCAAAAGATTTCATGTTATATCTCATCGGCACGCTCGGCGCCGAGGGGGCCACTTATAAGGCCCTCGAGTTTACCGGCGAGGCGATGGTATCGCTCCCGATGTCGGAGCGGCTGGTAATATCTAATATGGCCGTAGAGGCCGGGGCCAAGGCCGGCATATTCGCCTCCGACAGGGTGACCAAGGCATATCTTAAACAGCACGGCAGGGAAGAGAAATACCGGGAGATAAAATCGGACAAGGACGCGAAATTCGAAAAAGAGATAAATATCGAAGTGGATAAGCTGGCGCCTATGGTCTCCCTTCCGCATACGATCGATAATGCCAAGCCTATAGATAAGATAGGGAAGGTCAAGATACACCAGGTCTTTATCGGCTCGTGCACGAACGGCAGGATAGAGGACCTTAAATTGGTCGCGGCGATATGGAAAGGCCGTAAGCGCGACCCGGATACGCGTGTCATCGTGACGCCGGCGTCGAAGGACGTTTACCTTATGGCGGCCAAGGAAGGGCTGCTCGAGACATTCATAGAGTTCGGGGCGACGGTGACTACCCCGGGCTGCGGCGCGTGCGTCGGGGTACACGGCGGCATACTGGGAGACGGAGAGAATTGCATCTCCACATCCAACAGGAATTTTCTCGGCAGGATGGGCAATCCCAAGAGTTTCATATATCTCGCTTCGCCGGCGACTGCGGCCGCCTCGGCGATCAAGGGCGAGGTAACCGACCCCAGGGAGTACCTATAA
- a CDS encoding ferredoxin, whose amino-acid sequence MKAKVDPNLCTGCELCTNICPEVFEMKGDTASVKVNPVPKAAEETCKEAKDSCPVEAISIE is encoded by the coding sequence ATGAAAGCTAAGGTAGACCCGAATCTCTGCACCGGTTGCGAACTCTGCACTAATATATGCCCGGAGGTCTTCGAAATGAAGGGCGATACCGCTTCCGTGAAAGTCAATCCTGTACCAAAAGCAGCCGAGGAAACCTGCAAAGAAGCCAAGGACAGTTGTCCTGTTGAAGCTATCTCGATAGAGTGA
- a CDS encoding lipoate--protein ligase family protein, protein MEKTWRLIIDGAREPGANMALDEAIMQSMAEEPSAPTLRVYRWTYPCVSIGKFQRLDDSPFLKSSVPIVRRPTGGGSVYHDELGITYSLVFGERSGVMPEGTAASYRHIHEGVAAAVKELGLEAELYAPVSVPAKAFGSCFALPVRSDVVSRGKKIAGAAQRRKFGVVLQQGEVSLPLDVWRKWSYNNALNIFINCLSKQLQAEFLEGHITGKEERLAEGLLMERMEEVTR, encoded by the coding sequence ATGGAAAAAACCTGGCGCCTGATAATAGACGGCGCCCGTGAGCCGGGGGCCAACATGGCCCTCGACGAGGCGATCATGCAGTCTATGGCGGAAGAGCCGTCAGCCCCCACCCTGAGAGTATACCGTTGGACATACCCATGCGTCTCTATAGGCAAATTCCAGCGGCTTGACGATAGCCCTTTCCTGAAGAGCAGCGTCCCGATCGTCCGGCGGCCAACCGGCGGCGGTTCGGTATACCATGACGAGCTCGGGATCACGTATTCCCTGGTCTTCGGCGAGCGCTCAGGAGTGATGCCGGAAGGGACCGCCGCGTCATACCGCCATATACACGAAGGCGTTGCCGCCGCGGTGAAGGAATTGGGCCTTGAGGCCGAGCTTTATGCCCCGGTTTCGGTCCCGGCCAAGGCGTTCGGTTCGTGTTTTGCCCTGCCTGTCAGGTCGGATGTAGTCTCTCGCGGCAAGAAGATAGCCGGCGCGGCCCAGAGGCGCAAGTTCGGGGTCGTATTGCAACAGGGCGAGGTCAGTTTGCCACTTGACGTTTGGCGTAAATGGTCGTATAATAATGCCTTAAATATATTCATAAACTGCCTCTCTAAACAATTACAGGCTGAATTCCTCGAAGGCCACATCACCGGCAAAGAAGAGCGTTTAGCCGAAGGGTTGCTTATGGAGCGTATGGAGGAGGTGACTAGATGA
- the gcvPB gene encoding aminomethyl-transferring glycine dehydrogenase subunit GcvPB gives MEKLIFEISSPGRKGYSLPKLDVPDADIKSLIPQECLRKDGPDLPEVSELDCVRHFTRLSQLNYSIDTNFYPLGSCTMKYNPKINEKMAGLPQFTGLHPYQPETSVQGMLEVLYETEQALCKICGMDAFTLQPAAGAHGELTGMLIVRAYHTSKGSPRKKVVIPDSAHGTNPASAALCGYEVVTVRSDKAGRIDLDSLKAAMDDEVAVLMLTNPNTLGLFEKNVKEIADIVHKAGALLYLDGANLNALLGVARPGDMGFDVCHVNLHKTFSTPHGGGGPGSGPVGVKAHLADFLPIPRIKQKRNKLSLDYDQKRSIGKVRAFYGNTGVIIRAYCYMKSLGSDGLKDATFEAVLNANYLKAKLKNDYQLAVEDEPCMHEFVLTGKDKKEFGVKTLDIAKRLLDYGFHAPTVYFPLIVEEAIMIEPTETESKETLDAFAETMIRIAAEARSNASLLTGAPHITPVRRLDEVLAARELNLRWKKPGA, from the coding sequence ATGGAAAAACTTATATTCGAAATAAGCAGCCCCGGCAGGAAGGGATATTCTCTCCCGAAACTCGACGTGCCGGACGCCGATATAAAGTCGCTTATCCCGCAGGAATGCCTGCGCAAGGACGGACCTGACCTTCCCGAGGTCAGCGAGCTCGACTGCGTACGGCATTTTACGCGGTTGTCGCAGCTGAATTATTCCATTGATACGAATTTCTATCCGCTCGGCTCATGCACGATGAAATATAACCCGAAGATAAACGAGAAGATGGCCGGCCTTCCGCAATTTACCGGGCTCCATCCTTACCAGCCGGAAACGAGCGTGCAGGGGATGCTGGAGGTGCTTTATGAGACGGAACAGGCTCTCTGCAAGATCTGCGGGATGGACGCTTTCACTCTCCAGCCCGCGGCCGGCGCGCACGGAGAGCTTACCGGCATGCTCATCGTCAGGGCATATCATACTTCAAAAGGCAGCCCCCGCAAGAAAGTCGTGATACCCGATTCGGCGCACGGGACCAATCCGGCGTCCGCGGCGTTATGCGGATATGAGGTGGTCACGGTAAGATCCGATAAGGCGGGCCGCATAGACCTTGACTCGCTGAAGGCCGCGATGGACGATGAGGTCGCGGTCCTGATGCTTACGAACCCGAATACGCTCGGCCTCTTCGAGAAGAATGTCAAAGAGATAGCCGATATAGTCCATAAGGCCGGCGCGCTCCTTTACCTGGACGGCGCGAACTTAAACGCGCTTCTCGGCGTGGCCAGGCCCGGGGATATGGGATTCGATGTATGTCATGTGAACCTTCATAAAACTTTCTCCACGCCGCACGGCGGCGGCGGGCCAGGTTCCGGGCCGGTCGGCGTAAAGGCCCATCTGGCAGATTTCCTCCCTATCCCCAGGATAAAACAGAAGAGGAACAAGCTCTCGCTCGATTACGACCAGAAGAGGTCGATCGGCAAGGTCCGCGCCTTTTATGGGAACACGGGCGTGATAATAAGGGCATATTGCTATATGAAATCGCTCGGCTCCGACGGCCTGAAGGATGCCACGTTCGAGGCGGTCCTCAACGCGAATTACCTGAAAGCGAAGCTCAAGAACGACTACCAGCTCGCCGTCGAGGACGAGCCGTGCATGCACGAATTTGTCCTCACAGGGAAGGATAAGAAGGAGTTCGGCGTAAAGACGCTCGATATCGCGAAACGCCTCCTGGATTACGGGTTCCACGCGCCGACGGTATATTTCCCGCTTATAGTCGAGGAGGCGATAATGATAGAGCCGACCGAGACCGAGTCGAAAGAGACGCTCGATGCCTTCGCCGAAACGATGATAAGGATAGCCGCGGAGGCGAGGTCTAATGCCTCGCTCTTGACCGGGGCGCCGCATATAACCCCTGTCCGCAGGCTCGATGAAGTCCTCGCCGCAAGGGAGCTTAACTTAAGATGGAAAAAACCTGGCGCCTGA
- the gcvPA gene encoding aminomethyl-transferring glycine dehydrogenase subunit GcvPA, translated as MKYSPHTDKDKKEMLGVIGAASSEDLFSAIPKEFRLQKLDLAEGISELELKKLMLDKAGKNYSTQKLVSFLGGGAYEHYIPQAVESLISRGEFLTAYTPYQAEASQGTLQAIYEYQSLICELTGMDVANASMYDGASALAEAVILAVKETGRNRVIFSSSLHPEYRQVIKTYLEGYKIEFVEIPHAGGLFDETALKKEANDSTACVIVQNPNFFGCIEKADKIESICHSCGALLIACVNPVSLGILKAPGGYNADIAVGEGQPLGIPMSFGGPYLGFFAVKEKHMRKMPGRVAGMTKDIEGKRGFVLTMQAREQHIRREKATSNICSNEGLMALAACVHLSLLGKEGIKEVARQNVLKSHYLKDKILKLSGFELMFEAPFFNEFVVRCGKETDKITGDLLKHGMIGGLPLGRFRADMKNCMLICVTETKSNDDLDRFAELLGKH; from the coding sequence TTGAAGTACTCGCCCCATACCGATAAAGACAAGAAAGAGATGCTCGGCGTTATAGGAGCGGCATCCTCAGAAGATCTTTTCAGCGCCATCCCCAAAGAGTTCCGCCTGCAGAAGCTCGACCTGGCCGAAGGCATCTCCGAACTTGAGCTGAAAAAGCTCATGCTTGATAAGGCAGGGAAGAATTATTCTACCCAGAAACTGGTTTCCTTCCTTGGCGGCGGCGCGTACGAGCATTATATCCCGCAGGCCGTCGAATCGCTGATCTCAAGGGGGGAATTTCTTACCGCATATACGCCGTACCAGGCCGAGGCGAGCCAGGGAACACTACAGGCGATATATGAGTACCAAAGCCTTATATGCGAATTGACCGGAATGGACGTCGCCAACGCCTCGATGTACGACGGCGCGTCAGCTTTGGCCGAGGCCGTCATTCTCGCTGTAAAGGAGACCGGCAGGAACCGTGTCATATTCTCAAGCTCCCTGCATCCCGAGTACAGGCAGGTAATAAAGACATACCTTGAAGGGTATAAGATAGAATTTGTAGAGATACCGCATGCAGGCGGCCTCTTCGACGAAACGGCATTAAAAAAAGAAGCGAACGATTCCACTGCCTGCGTGATCGTCCAGAACCCGAATTTCTTCGGCTGCATCGAGAAGGCCGACAAGATCGAATCCATCTGCCATTCCTGCGGAGCGCTCCTGATCGCCTGCGTAAATCCCGTATCGCTCGGAATATTAAAAGCTCCGGGCGGATATAACGCCGATATCGCGGTCGGCGAAGGCCAGCCGCTCGGGATACCGATGAGTTTCGGCGGGCCGTACCTGGGTTTCTTCGCGGTAAAAGAAAAACATATGCGCAAGATGCCGGGCAGGGTCGCCGGCATGACAAAAGATATAGAAGGAAAGCGCGGTTTCGTCCTGACGATGCAGGCGCGCGAACAGCATATCCGCAGGGAGAAGGCGACGTCAAATATCTGCAGCAACGAAGGGCTCATGGCACTGGCCGCGTGCGTCCACCTTTCGCTGTTAGGCAAGGAAGGGATAAAGGAAGTCGCGCGGCAGAACGTCTTGAAGAGCCATTATCTTAAAGATAAGATACTTAAATTGAGCGGGTTCGAGCTGATGTTCGAGGCGCCGTTCTTCAACGAATTCGTGGTCAGGTGCGGGAAAGAGACGGATAAGATAACAGGCGACCTTCTCAAGCACGGCATGATAGGCGGCCTGCCGCTCGGCAGGTTCCGCGCCGATATGAAGAATTGCATGCTGATCTGCGTCACCGAGACGAAGTCGAACGATGACCTTGACAGGTTCGCGGAACTCCTGGGGAAACACTGA
- the gcvH gene encoding glycine cleavage system protein GcvH, with amino-acid sequence MVDLEKLRFTKTHEWLRVEGSTGYVGITDHAQKEITDVVFVELPKTGKEVAKAGEAAVVESVKAAFSIYAPVSGKIVKANDAVEKDPSLVNKSPYEEGWFFAIEMKDKSEIDSLMTQKDYLEFIKTGAH; translated from the coding sequence ATGGTCGATCTGGAGAAACTGCGTTTTACGAAGACGCATGAATGGCTTAGGGTCGAGGGCAGCACCGGCTACGTAGGCATAACAGACCACGCCCAGAAAGAGATAACCGACGTCGTCTTCGTCGAACTTCCCAAAACCGGTAAAGAGGTAGCGAAGGCAGGCGAGGCCGCGGTAGTGGAATCGGTAAAGGCCGCCTTCTCGATATATGCCCCGGTATCCGGGAAGATAGTAAAAGCGAACGATGCGGTCGAAAAGGACCCTTCACTGGTCAACAAGTCGCCCTATGAAGAGGGCTGGTTCTTCGCGATCGAGATGAAGGACAAATCAGAGATAGATTCCCTGATGACGCAAAAGGATTACCTGGAATTCATAAAGACCGGAGCGCATTGA